In the genome of Haloarcula sp. CBA1129, one region contains:
- a CDS encoding bifunctional 2-polyprenyl-6-hydroxyphenol methylase/3-demethylubiquinol 3-O-methyltransferase UbiG: MTTWDERYRTGAYPQCPDPHSVLDRYLPTFPEGRALDIATGTGRNALPVAAAGYRVDAVDQSREGLRIARENAHTAGVEDDIEWLQADLDSFTYPASTYDLITISFYRPVDRLPDIIEALADGGCLFIQHHLRTSDDVDGGPSGDRYRFASNELLRAGLGLTVLHYDERTTTTGETTAATAQLVARKSHGSRQSYPDISE, translated from the coding sequence ATGACAACTTGGGACGAGCGATACCGAACGGGCGCGTACCCACAGTGCCCGGACCCACATTCGGTGTTAGACCGATACCTGCCGACCTTCCCGGAGGGGCGGGCGCTGGACATCGCAACCGGGACTGGGCGGAACGCGCTTCCGGTCGCAGCGGCCGGGTACCGCGTCGATGCGGTCGACCAGTCACGCGAGGGGCTTCGTATCGCTCGGGAGAACGCACACACAGCGGGCGTCGAAGACGATATCGAGTGGCTACAGGCGGACCTCGACTCGTTTACGTATCCGGCGTCCACGTACGACCTCATTACGATCAGCTTCTATCGTCCCGTCGACCGCCTCCCCGACATCATCGAAGCGCTGGCCGACGGCGGCTGTCTGTTCATCCAGCACCACCTCCGGACGAGCGACGACGTGGACGGCGGCCCCTCCGGGGACCGGTATCGGTTCGCTTCGAACGAACTGCTCAGGGCCGGACTCGGGCTGACCGTGTTGCACTACGACGAGCGCACCACAACGACGGGTGAGACAACCGCCGCCACCGCCCAACTGGTCGCCAGAAAGTCCCACGGAAGCAGACAGTCGTATCCGGATATCTCGGAGTAA